GAACTCCAGCATTGCTTGAACACCTGAAGTATCTATGGAAGATACGCCGCGCATGGAAAGAATCATCACACCTTGATGAGCATCCTCCAAACGCTTTGTTAAGGAATGGACGGTTGCGAAGAAAATCGGTCCCGTTAAATAAATGACACGGACATGATCATGATCCTCACAAATGGAAATGCCCTTTTCCTTTAATTTGTCATTATCAATCTTGCTGATATTCATCTCAACTTCAGCGCTATTGATAACAAATAGAATGGCTGAAAGCACAATTCCCACAACAATGGCAACGGTCAAATCAAAGACAACGGTCGCGGCCAAAGTAAGCGAAAATTTCATGATGGCCCCCCCGAATTTACGGGAGAAGAAATAATGAATGCTTTCCCACTCATTCATACGCCATGCTGTCACCATCAAGATACCAGCTAGGGCTGACATCGGGATAGCTGACATGATGGGACTAAGGAGAAACATGGATAGAAGGAGACCAACCGCATGGAAGATTCCAGTCAGCCGAGTAGCCATACCCGCTTTGATAGCCACACTCGTACGGGCAATCGCCGCAGTAGCCGGCACGCCTCCAAAGAATGGAATAATCATATTTCCGATTCCTTGAGCGACCAATTCCCTGTCTCCATTCATTTTCTCGCCAGTCATTCGGCCGGCAGAGGCCCCGCATAACAGACTTTCAATCATGCCAAGTGCCGCGATACTGATAGCAGGCCAAAGAAGGCCTTCCATCTTCGCAAGTGACAGGTCACCAAACGCCAGCCTGTTTTCAGGGAAGAAGGTTTTCGGAATGTCTCCGACGACATCCACAGGCAATTTCAGCACCATATTTAACCCCAAAACAACGAGGAGAGCCGCTAAAGAAGAAGGAATAATGGCATTCCAGTTTTTAGGCCAAAAAATCATGATTAGAACGGTCAATACCCCGATGGCGACTGTCGCCCAATCAGGATGGAAACCAAGCTCAAAGTAAGACATGACTTTCTCAATGGCCGTTTCTCCGGCGGATTGAACTCCAAAGAAATTATCAACCTGGCCAAGCGCGATAATAATCGCAATCCCGGATGTAAAGCCTGTAATTACAGGCATAGGAATAATGGATACAACGCGGCCAAATTTGAGAATACCTGCTAGAACAAGAATGATTCCAGCAAGCAAACAAGCGATAAAGACGCCTTCAAGCCCATACTGTGCCACAATGGCAATCAAAATGGCAGACATGGCACCTGTCGGACCTGAAATTTGATAGGATGCGCCTGAGAGCATGCTAATAATCAGACCAGCAAGAATGGCTGTGATCAAGCCAGCCGCCGCATCTGCCCCACTGCTAACCCCAAATGCCAAAGACAATGGAAGAGCAACTGCTGTCACTGTTATCCCTGCCATCAAATCCCGTCGGAGCTTCGCTGTTCCATACCCTGCAAATTCACTTTGCAAATCTCGAACATATTGTCTAAGCATAGCTAATCTTCTTTCTATAATGGGATGTATAATAATAAATTTTTTGCTTTACTATTATACAGACTTTAGTTCTATTTTTCTAGAATACTTACAATCCATTTTATTACAATACATCCTACAGAGTCATATCCCTTCTCGAATACCCTCTTAAGGTTATTGTAAAGAGAGCGGCCATCACGATTATTGCTATTCCTATCAACAAGCCGTCAAACCCTTCTCCATTTATGAGCTGGTGAGCATCAATATAAGCAAACGGTGTTAGGTAATGCAGAAAATCGAGACCTGAATACAGCGAGCGCATAATGGAAGCGATGTATAAAATGAGCAGCACACCTGCTGATAGACTCATCGTTATTTTCGGCGAGCGGCAAACTGCCGCAATGGCTGTACCGATTAACAAGAAAATGGACTGAACCAAATACAGCCCCATCATCAGCAAAGCAATCTCCATTCCCTTTCCTTCTTCATAAAAAGAAATCCCTATGAATGTGGATATCCACGCAATTGCATTGATCATCGACAATTGAATGATCCCTGCCACTAGCTTTAAAAGGATAATTTTTTCTCTCGAGATTGGTTTAGCCAATAAGAATTCAGCCGTCTTATCTCGTTCCTCCTTTGCGATGATGGAGGATCCCAGCATGACCGAATGAACAGCACAAAGGATGACAAGATAAGCAAAAAAGACTGTATAATAATCAAGAATATCAGTAATATCCAGCCCGTCCATGTTCAATATGATCTGTAAAGATTCTGGCATTGCCCCTATTATAGAGCTAATGGCATTCCCGCTCTTTTGGAAACCCTCGTATTCAACTATTCCGTCTCCAACAATAAACAGGATGCCAAGGCCCCAGAAAAATAAGCTTTTCAAATTTGATTTCAGCTCTCTTAGAACCATATACATGCTTCGTCCCCCCTTATACCTTGATATCCTTATGAGAAAATGCTGTAAACACCAAGAAACCTCCACCAATAATGAGGGCAGCTAAAAGCCAGATATACTTCCACTCATAACTTGAGTGTTCAATCATATACCCCGTATCAAAGTACTGGAACGGACTTACATATTGAAGACCTTTCATTTGAGTAAAGGAGCTGAGCATATTAAGAACATAGAGACTAAATACCGTGCTGGTCGATATAATGACTGGAGACTTGATTCCTTGGATAAACACGGCCAAGATTAGCCCCATCATCAAAAATAATAATTGCATCCATAGACCAGCACCGGAAAAAAGGAGCAGGATGCCGTAATCCACCTCATGAGTAGCAAACATAGGGGAGAGCAAACAGATGGCAGCCGTGTATAGGATATTTGTAAAGATAAGACATGTCAGTGCAGCCAATAGCTTACTAGACAATAGTTGATAACGCCTCACTGGCTTACTAAGCAGGAACTCTGCTGTCCTTCCGTTGACTTCCCGATTCACCAGACCAATTCCGACGTTCATCGCTTGTATGGCAAACCCTAGTAACATATACGTAAAAATATAGGCATAATAGCTAAGGTAGGAAGAAACCAATGTGCTATCAATATCTAGTGCCAGTAAAACCTCTTCTGGATAGCTCTGTAAGATTCTCGTAAACTCCTCTGCTTCCTCATAAAAGGAAGGGTAAAAGGATAAAAAGAGGGCAGCTAACATCACAAGTGAAATAACCCATATTACCGTTGAGTTTCTATTCACTCTTAGCTCCTGACGATAGATGTTCATCACCCTTCATCCCCTTTCTGGTAATAGTGAAGGAAGATGTCCTCAAGATCTGGTTCATGAATCCAAATATTACGCAAATTGTATAAGGCCATAACCTTTATAAACGAATTGATATCTCCCCTATAGCAAAGGTCAGCCTTCACCCCATCCCAACTTACATTGTACACACCATCAATCATTAAGATTTTCTCGTCTATTGGCTCATTGAATTCCAAGCGGATTATCTTATGCTTCTTTTCCTGAAGTGCCTTAATATGTTCAACTGCGACGACCTTTCCCTCTTTAATAATCGCTACCCGGTCACACAGACGCTCTACCTCACTTAGTATATGGGATGATAATAGAATGGTTGCGCCTTTACGGTTATCCTCCTTGAGTAATTGGAAGAACGTTTGCTGCATTAATGGGTCAAGCCCGCTAGTCGGCTCATCCAAGATTATGAGCTTCGGTTCATGCAAGAGAGCTTGGACAATTCCGACCTTCTTCCTGTTGCCGAAGGAAAGATCATTGATTCGCTTTGTCAAATCAAGCTGCATAATATCGGCTAACTCATAGATTCGTTTGCGGCAATCTTTCCGGTAGAAGCTCGCCGAATAAGCCAATAAATCCTTTACCTTCATATTCTCATAATAAAAGA
The sequence above is drawn from the Pradoshia eiseniae genome and encodes:
- a CDS encoding SulP family inorganic anion transporter — its product is MLRQYVRDLQSEFAGYGTAKLRRDLMAGITVTAVALPLSLAFGVSSGADAAAGLITAILAGLIISMLSGASYQISGPTGAMSAILIAIVAQYGLEGVFIACLLAGIILVLAGILKFGRVVSIIPMPVITGFTSGIAIIIALGQVDNFFGVQSAGETAIEKVMSYFELGFHPDWATVAIGVLTVLIMIFWPKNWNAIIPSSLAALLVVLGLNMVLKLPVDVVGDIPKTFFPENRLAFGDLSLAKMEGLLWPAISIAALGMIESLLCGASAGRMTGEKMNGDRELVAQGIGNMIIPFFGGVPATAAIARTSVAIKAGMATRLTGIFHAVGLLLSMFLLSPIMSAIPMSALAGILMVTAWRMNEWESIHYFFSRKFGGAIMKFSLTLAATVVFDLTVAIVVGIVLSAILFVINSAEVEMNISKIDNDKLKEKGISICEDHDHVRVIYLTGPIFFATVHSLTKRLEDAHQGVMILSMRGVSSIDTSGVQAMLEFCEAKKQEGITIVFSGVQANVLKRFEKGGVLDVVGRDHVYWSTDLALAQMDMNQSKAV
- a CDS encoding ABC transporter permease subunit; this translates as MYMVLRELKSNLKSLFFWGLGILFIVGDGIVEYEGFQKSGNAISSIIGAMPESLQIILNMDGLDITDILDYYTVFFAYLVILCAVHSVMLGSSIIAKEERDKTAEFLLAKPISREKIILLKLVAGIIQLSMINAIAWISTFIGISFYEEGKGMEIALLMMGLYLVQSIFLLIGTAIAAVCRSPKITMSLSAGVLLILYIASIMRSLYSGLDFLHYLTPFAYIDAHQLINGEGFDGLLIGIAIIVMAALFTITLRGYSRRDMTL
- a CDS encoding ABC transporter permease subunit, giving the protein MNIYRQELRVNRNSTVIWVISLVMLAALFLSFYPSFYEEAEEFTRILQSYPEEVLLALDIDSTLVSSYLSYYAYIFTYMLLGFAIQAMNVGIGLVNREVNGRTAEFLLSKPVRRYQLLSSKLLAALTCLIFTNILYTAAICLLSPMFATHEVDYGILLLFSGAGLWMQLLFLMMGLILAVFIQGIKSPVIISTSTVFSLYVLNMLSSFTQMKGLQYVSPFQYFDTGYMIEHSSYEWKYIWLLAALIIGGGFLVFTAFSHKDIKV
- a CDS encoding ABC transporter ATP-binding protein, giving the protein MSIIEIENLTKRYGRNIGIEDVSFQVEEGEIFGFIGPNGSGKSTTIRTLLSIIYPTSGKARIFGKDSVRYAAEIKQDIGYLPSEVFYYENMKVKDLLAYSASFYRKDCRKRIYELADIMQLDLTKRINDLSFGNRKKVGIVQALLHEPKLIILDEPTSGLDPLMQQTFFQLLKEDNRKGATILLSSHILSEVERLCDRVAIIKEGKVVAVEHIKALQEKKHKIIRLEFNEPIDEKILMIDGVYNVSWDGVKADLCYRGDINSFIKVMALYNLRNIWIHEPDLEDIFLHYYQKGDEG